The following coding sequences lie in one Peribacillus frigoritolerans genomic window:
- a CDS encoding DegT/DnrJ/EryC1/StrS family aminotransferase produces the protein MENKRLYLSPPHMSGKEQMYISQAFETNWIAPLGPNVKALEEEFAKYAGTKGALAVSSGTAAIHLALQVLGVTTGDTVFCSSLTFIASANPIIYQGAKPVFIDSESDTWNMSPKALELALEYARKNRKIPKAVILVHLFGQSAKVDEIKSICGKYKVALIEDAAESLGGSYKGKQTGAFGDIGIYSFNGNKIITTSGGGMLVSNNEEYLQKALFLSTQARDPALHYQHSSIGYNYRLSNILAGIGRAQLEVLDDRVKVRREIFDRYKKSLGNIPGITFMPELKDTMGNRWLTALTIDDKINGVRSSDVINALEAGNIESRPVWKPLHLQPVFKNAAFFSESGDKSISSMLFEQGLCLPSGSGMTFEDQERVVEIVKEVLEPSKLAQ, from the coding sequence ATGGAGAATAAAAGATTGTATCTTTCGCCTCCTCATATGAGTGGGAAGGAACAAATGTACATTAGCCAAGCGTTCGAGACAAATTGGATAGCGCCACTAGGACCGAACGTAAAAGCTTTGGAAGAAGAATTTGCCAAATATGCAGGCACTAAGGGGGCGTTGGCAGTAAGTTCAGGAACTGCGGCCATTCATTTGGCATTGCAAGTATTGGGAGTCACCACTGGTGATACTGTATTCTGTTCCTCATTAACTTTTATAGCCAGTGCAAATCCTATCATCTATCAAGGTGCGAAGCCTGTTTTTATTGATTCCGAATCTGATACATGGAATATGTCACCTAAGGCATTGGAACTGGCTTTGGAATATGCAAGGAAAAATCGAAAAATTCCAAAAGCTGTAATTTTGGTCCATCTATTTGGACAAAGCGCAAAGGTAGATGAGATCAAGAGCATTTGCGGGAAATATAAGGTTGCTTTAATAGAGGATGCAGCCGAATCCCTTGGTGGATCTTACAAGGGGAAGCAAACAGGAGCGTTTGGTGATATAGGGATTTATTCGTTTAATGGAAATAAAATCATAACAACTTCTGGAGGGGGCATGCTGGTTTCAAATAATGAGGAATACTTACAGAAGGCTCTCTTCCTATCTACACAAGCACGTGATCCAGCGCTTCATTATCAGCATAGCTCGATTGGATATAACTATCGTTTAAGCAATATTCTAGCTGGAATCGGCCGTGCCCAATTAGAAGTATTGGATGACCGTGTAAAAGTTCGGAGAGAAATTTTTGATCGGTATAAAAAATCGTTAGGGAACATACCTGGCATTACCTTCATGCCTGAATTAAAAGATACGATGGGGAATCGCTGGCTTACCGCATTAACAATAGACGACAAAATCAATGGGGTACGATCCAGTGACGTGATTAATGCGTTAGAAGCAGGAAATATTGAGTCCAGACCAGTATGGAAACCATTACATTTACAGCCTGTCTTTAAAAATGCAGCATTTTTTTCAGAAAGCGGCGATAAAAGCATTTCAAGTATGTTATTTGAACAAGGTTTATGTTTGCCGTCCGGTTCGGGTATGACATTTGAAGATCAAGAGCGTGTCGTGGAAATTGTAAAGGAAGTACTTGAACCGTCCAAATTAGCTCAATGA
- a CDS encoding tyrosine-protein phosphatase, with protein sequence MIDIHSHILPKMDDGAGDIQESIEMARKAVDQGISNIIATPHYNKGIYENDKQKVVNEAAKLNLVLDELEIGLKVWPGQEIRISDELSDDYDNNEIMGLNGSQYILLELPSNHVPRYTERLIYELQLKRLTPIIAHPERNLEIIKNPQLLKEMIWKGAYSQITAGSITGKFGWRTKRFSKYLVQSGLSHFIASDAHNVSNRGFQLREAHKLIEKNFGPEIVDAYNENAENVLYGMKVKEFLFD encoded by the coding sequence ATGATTGATATTCATAGTCATATTTTACCGAAGATGGATGATGGTGCTGGAGATATCCAAGAAAGTATAGAAATGGCGAGAAAAGCTGTAGATCAAGGGATTTCCAACATTATTGCAACCCCTCATTATAATAAGGGGATATATGAAAATGATAAGCAAAAAGTCGTGAATGAAGCTGCAAAATTGAACCTGGTGCTAGATGAACTGGAAATCGGGCTAAAAGTATGGCCAGGGCAGGAAATCAGGATATCCGATGAACTTTCAGATGATTATGATAATAACGAAATCATGGGCTTGAATGGTTCGCAGTACATCCTTCTCGAGCTGCCTTCAAACCATGTGCCAAGGTATACGGAACGATTAATTTATGAACTGCAATTGAAAAGGCTGACACCGATCATTGCTCATCCAGAGCGGAACTTGGAAATAATAAAAAATCCGCAACTTCTAAAAGAAATGATTTGGAAGGGTGCGTATTCACAAATAACTGCAGGGAGCATCACGGGTAAATTCGGATGGAGAACAAAAAGGTTTTCCAAATATTTAGTTCAATCAGGTCTTTCTCATTTTATTGCATCAGATGCTCATAATGTAAGTAACAGAGGTTTTCAACTCAGGGAAGCACATAAGTTGATTGAAAAGAATTTCGGACCAGAAATAGTCGACGCCTATAATGAAAATGCCGAGAATGTATTATACGGGATGAAAGTTAAAGAATTCTTGTTTGACTAA
- a CDS encoding BglG family transcription antiterminator, which yields MKINKVKGDCMNRFTDRYSKLLYHLFYEDNWCSLTELSKKTGYSKSTLWRDILHMSSSLPPEWKIDKNEVQGVRLMKPKNGTLEELWFHLKSENTYFQTLELILFNNGVTIKYITQKVHISRSTVYRQLEKIEEVLKNAEVQLSNSPFKIVGDEIKIRRFIMQYVEYMSGNLNDFITSFNLKEFQDTLLELLKEHSTSLHMGAIQRLAIILHISNIRITHNCFVTFPKVVIDENETSTAFEISKKLFKFMVKCPNREKQISEILFFSLYFMSEEMSLNRTQELRYIRSKLNSDSGKPLGQFLSNLSKKIGLDVSQDDIFMYEFAQTLRGISFDLQLKTDTRINNILQFVPYFENNELFVIIEEIAQHISDEFAISFENIEILEIFMLVQASILRKQNQMVIETALICRSYVEKDYIREVLKHHFGNKLNIYVMDFSDIDSLFRKNGFDILITTDLGQLINIEHIPVYKVSSFPTPSELKEIKMFTRKNFIDRYGLNPNILYPFEEDID from the coding sequence ATGAAAATCAATAAAGTTAAAGGTGATTGTATGAATCGATTTACTGACCGCTATTCAAAACTGCTGTATCATTTATTTTATGAGGATAACTGGTGTAGTTTAACGGAGCTATCAAAAAAAACAGGTTATTCAAAAAGCACATTATGGCGGGATATATTACATATGAGTTCAAGTCTTCCGCCTGAATGGAAAATTGATAAGAATGAAGTGCAGGGCGTAAGGTTAATGAAACCTAAAAATGGCACTTTAGAAGAACTTTGGTTTCATCTTAAAAGTGAAAACACCTATTTTCAAACCTTGGAATTAATTCTTTTTAACAATGGAGTAACGATAAAATATATTACTCAAAAAGTACATATTAGTCGCTCCACAGTGTACAGACAGTTAGAAAAAATAGAAGAAGTATTAAAAAATGCCGAAGTTCAATTATCAAATAGTCCGTTTAAAATTGTTGGGGATGAAATAAAGATTAGAAGATTCATCATGCAGTATGTAGAGTATATGTCCGGCAATTTAAATGATTTCATTACTTCCTTTAATCTTAAGGAGTTTCAAGACACTTTATTGGAGCTATTGAAGGAACATTCAACTTCTTTACACATGGGTGCCATACAAAGACTAGCGATAATCCTTCATATCTCCAACATTCGAATAACCCATAATTGTTTTGTGACATTCCCAAAAGTGGTTATAGATGAAAATGAAACATCCACAGCATTCGAAATATCAAAGAAACTATTTAAATTCATGGTGAAATGTCCAAATAGGGAGAAACAGATTTCAGAAATTTTATTTTTTTCTTTATATTTTATGAGCGAAGAAATGTCTTTAAATCGTACCCAAGAACTTCGGTATATTCGTTCCAAACTTAATTCGGATAGCGGTAAGCCTTTAGGTCAATTTTTAAGTAATCTATCAAAGAAAATTGGGCTGGATGTTTCTCAGGATGATATTTTCATGTACGAATTTGCGCAAACTCTTCGTGGGATATCGTTTGACTTACAGTTAAAAACGGATACGAGAATAAATAATATTTTACAATTCGTTCCTTATTTTGAGAATAATGAATTATTTGTGATCATTGAAGAAATAGCACAACACATATCGGATGAATTTGCTATTTCCTTTGAAAATATAGAAATATTAGAGATATTCATGTTGGTCCAAGCTTCAATTTTAAGAAAACAAAACCAAATGGTTATAGAGACTGCATTAATTTGCCGATCATATGTAGAGAAAGATTATATTCGTGAGGTATTAAAACATCATTTCGGAAACAAGCTAAATATTTATGTAATGGATTTTTCCGATATAGACTCACTTTTCAGAAAAAATGGATTTGATATCTTAATAACCACAGATTTAGGGCAGTTAATTAATATTGAACACATTCCTGTATATAAAGTTTCTTCATTTCCAACTCCCTCTGAATTAAAAGAAATTAAGATGTTCACTCGAAAGAATTTCATTGATCGGTATGGCTTAAATCCTAATATTTTATATCCATTTGAAGAAGACATTGATTGA
- a CDS encoding YveK family protein produces the protein MAEALNIKDLFQMMKKRIVLIIIFTTLLTAMTGIVSFFILSPVYQASTQILVNQSKEKSELYNVGEIQTNIQLIETYSEIIKSPMMLEKVKERLNLDMSNSALSEQIKIVSNGNSQIFTIKVEGADPKIAVSVASAITDIFQDEIKTLMNVDNVNVLSKANIGDNSSPIKPNPIMNTIVACFAGLIISLILTFMIEFLDKTIKVESDIEEHLKIPMLGIVNLIENKKNRKL, from the coding sequence ATGGCGGAGGCACTCAATATAAAAGATCTTTTTCAAATGATGAAAAAACGCATCGTGCTCATTATCATCTTCACAACCTTATTAACGGCAATGACGGGAATCGTTAGCTTTTTCATTCTTTCACCTGTTTACCAAGCTTCTACACAAATCTTAGTCAATCAATCTAAAGAAAAGTCAGAACTTTACAATGTAGGAGAGATTCAAACCAATATTCAATTGATTGAAACGTACAGCGAAATCATAAAAAGTCCAATGATGTTAGAAAAAGTCAAAGAACGACTGAATCTTGACATGTCAAATTCAGCATTATCGGAACAAATCAAAATTGTCAGTAATGGGAATTCACAAATTTTCACCATTAAAGTTGAGGGGGCTGACCCTAAAATTGCTGTTAGTGTTGCAAGTGCAATTACGGATATATTCCAAGATGAAATAAAAACGCTTATGAATGTTGACAATGTCAATGTCTTATCCAAAGCAAATATAGGAGATAATTCCTCACCTATAAAACCGAATCCGATCATGAATACGATCGTTGCATGTTTTGCAGGGTTAATCATAAGTTTAATTCTTACATTCATGATCGAATTTTTAGACAAGACAATCAAGGTTGAGTCTGATATTGAAGAACATTTAAAAATCCCGATGCTAGGCATCGTAAATTTAATCGAAAATAAAAAAAACCGGAAATTATAA
- a CDS encoding CpsD/CapB family tyrosine-protein kinase, whose translation MKSLTRNKRHKTTEIKKRSSISMLKSKSPVVEQYRTIRTNLQFSAVEKDIRSMIFTSANAGEGKSTTSINVAAVFSQQGKRILIIDADLRKPSVHTNFNMENYLGLTNIISKQNQLLDAVQPSIYPNLDVLTSGPIPPNPSELLGSNGMVTVLDEAKQHYDLVILDTPPVNAVTDAQVLASMTDGVVLVLSSGSTEIHQAQKAKELLENANAKLLGAILNKKKQKYPDEYYYYGK comes from the coding sequence GTGAAAAGCTTGACACGCAATAAACGACATAAAACGACTGAGATAAAAAAAAGAAGCAGTATTTCCATGTTGAAATCGAAGTCACCGGTTGTGGAGCAATATAGGACGATTAGAACGAACCTTCAATTTTCCGCTGTGGAAAAAGACATAAGGTCGATGATTTTTACCTCTGCAAATGCAGGTGAAGGAAAATCGACGACTTCAATCAATGTCGCAGCAGTTTTTTCTCAGCAAGGGAAACGCATTCTCATCATAGATGCAGATTTGAGAAAGCCGAGTGTTCATACTAACTTTAATATGGAGAACTACTTGGGGTTAACGAATATCATTTCAAAGCAAAATCAATTGCTTGATGCTGTACAACCTTCCATTTATCCCAATTTAGATGTGTTGACAAGTGGACCAATCCCTCCAAACCCATCGGAGTTGCTTGGTTCTAACGGAATGGTGACAGTGTTGGATGAAGCAAAGCAGCATTATGATTTAGTAATCCTGGACACACCGCCTGTTAATGCAGTCACAGATGCTCAAGTACTAGCGAGTATGACAGACGGCGTGGTTTTGGTGTTGAGCAGCGGGAGCACTGAAATACATCAAGCACAAAAAGCAAAGGAATTACTTGAGAATGCAAATGCAAAGCTTTTGGGCGCAATCCTAAATAAGAAAAAACAAAAATATCCTGACGAATACTACTACTATGGGAAATAA
- a CDS encoding sugar transferase, translating to MKRAFEFLISCLALISCSLLMLFIVILIRLKLGSPVIFKQERPGLNGKPFYLYKFRTMTDEKDEKGDLVPDERRLTDFGKLLRKLSLDELPQLFNVMKGDVSFVGPRPLLMEYLPLYTPEQARRHDVRPGMTGWAQVNGRNAISWEKKFELDVWYVENQSFLLDMKIIYLTLIKVCKQEAITQEGHVTTQKFVG from the coding sequence ATGAAACGGGCTTTTGAATTTTTGATATCTTGTCTGGCGCTTATATCCTGTTCACTTCTTATGCTGTTTATCGTCATCCTCATCCGTTTGAAATTAGGTTCACCTGTCATTTTTAAGCAGGAGCGTCCAGGACTTAATGGAAAACCATTTTATTTGTATAAGTTCAGAACGATGACAGATGAAAAAGATGAAAAAGGGGATTTGGTTCCTGATGAGAGGAGATTAACCGATTTTGGGAAATTACTTAGAAAATTAAGTTTAGATGAATTACCTCAATTATTTAATGTCATGAAAGGCGATGTGAGTTTTGTAGGCCCACGGCCATTATTAATGGAATATCTCCCATTATATACTCCCGAACAAGCAAGGAGGCATGATGTCCGGCCTGGAATGACGGGTTGGGCCCAAGTGAATGGACGAAATGCAATCTCGTGGGAGAAAAAGTTTGAGCTTGATGTCTGGTACGTTGAAAATCAATCCTTTTTACTGGATATGAAAATCATATACCTTACCTTGATTAAGGTATGTAAACAAGAAGCCATTACCCAGGAAGGACATGTCACAACCCAAAAATTTGTTGGATAA
- a CDS encoding nucleotide sugar dehydrogenase has translation MITAIKREREQQKNNGQYSHKSALQRDLKNKTAKVGVIGLGYVGLPTACHYASKGYTVTGFDVSETKVESLNSGINYINDVDNDGLRELINQKQFTATTDMKLLGDMNVLLICVPTPVNNLKEPDISYVRDVGRIVAEHVKEGTLVILESTTYPGTTEEYICTPLTERGYGIGKNLFVAYSPERIDPGNKRFNLSNTPKVVGGMTETCTDLACKFIGPTAHRVNGIRVAELSKIFENTFRWINMALVNEMTVLCNDLEIDIWETINAASSKPYGFMKFTPGIGVGGHCIPVDPYYLLYKAKEHGHRTKMIELAGDINDGMIHYSYTRILELLAANDKLMKHSHVVVLGATYKSDIDDLRESPVVRLLERLQNKVQNLTVIEPYAKEIRINEQVLQVVKYEAAILQKADLVVIGTPHNCFDWKSVHDHASLIFDSKNVMEENGLFSDKVAKL, from the coding sequence ATGATAACAGCAATAAAACGAGAAAGAGAGCAACAAAAAAATAATGGCCAATACTCGCACAAATCTGCTTTGCAAAGAGATTTAAAGAACAAGACCGCTAAAGTCGGAGTGATTGGATTGGGTTATGTTGGTCTCCCAACTGCTTGCCATTATGCATCTAAAGGTTATACGGTGACAGGATTCGATGTCTCTGAGACAAAAGTGGAAAGTTTAAATAGCGGAATTAACTATATCAATGATGTAGATAATGACGGGCTTAGAGAATTGATAAACCAAAAGCAATTTACAGCGACGACGGATATGAAGCTGCTCGGAGACATGAATGTCCTTTTGATTTGTGTTCCGACCCCAGTTAATAATTTGAAGGAACCTGATATCTCGTATGTTAGGGATGTAGGGAGAATTGTCGCTGAACATGTGAAAGAAGGTACATTGGTTATTTTGGAAAGTACAACATATCCAGGAACGACAGAAGAATATATCTGTACACCATTAACAGAAAGAGGCTATGGGATTGGGAAGAACCTTTTTGTAGCATATTCCCCGGAAAGAATAGATCCGGGAAATAAAAGGTTTAATTTAAGCAACACTCCAAAGGTTGTCGGGGGAATGACGGAAACCTGTACAGATCTAGCTTGCAAGTTCATCGGTCCAACAGCTCATCGTGTTAATGGGATTCGTGTTGCAGAATTAAGCAAAATCTTTGAGAACACTTTCCGATGGATTAACATGGCTTTGGTGAATGAAATGACGGTTTTATGTAATGATTTGGAAATTGATATATGGGAAACGATCAATGCGGCTTCTTCAAAACCATACGGGTTCATGAAATTCACCCCAGGCATTGGTGTCGGCGGGCATTGCATACCGGTCGATCCATACTACTTGCTCTATAAAGCAAAAGAACATGGTCATCGGACAAAAATGATTGAATTGGCTGGGGATATTAATGACGGAATGATTCACTATTCTTATACGCGCATACTTGAACTGCTTGCAGCCAATGACAAGCTCATGAAACACTCACATGTTGTGGTTTTAGGTGCAACTTACAAAAGTGATATTGATGATTTAAGAGAAAGCCCGGTCGTCCGCTTACTTGAACGATTACAAAACAAGGTCCAGAATCTAACCGTCATCGAACCCTATGCAAAAGAAATCCGAATCAATGAACAGGTTCTACAGGTGGTAAAATACGAAGCTGCCATTCTTCAAAAAGCCGATTTAGTTGTCATTGGAACACCACACAATTGTTTTGACTGGAAAAGTGTCCATGATCATGCTTCATTAATATTCGATTCCAAAAATGTGATGGAGGAAAATGGACTGTTTTCTGATAAGGTCGCAAAATTATAG
- a CDS encoding acetyltransferase gives MKKIVIIGAGGHSKVVQDIVEAMGEYRLMAILDDQYEVLKRKGNVYFGPILSYRSLFIHFEYKVIIAIGRNDLRLKIVNDLNLDVMDYETVIHPTAIVGKNVSIGKGTVIMPNVVLNAGAKVGNHVIVNTSSVIEHDTHLDDFIHIAPSATLTGAVKVGTGTLIGAGSTVIPSITIGEWCTVGAGSTVIKDISDASTAVGSPARII, from the coding sequence TTGAAGAAAATCGTAATAATCGGTGCGGGCGGGCACTCAAAAGTTGTTCAAGATATTGTTGAAGCAATGGGTGAATATCGGCTCATGGCTATTTTAGATGATCAATACGAAGTGCTGAAAAGAAAGGGAAATGTATATTTTGGCCCCATCTTAAGCTATAGAAGCTTGTTTATTCATTTTGAATATAAGGTAATTATTGCGATAGGCAGGAACGATTTAAGATTAAAAATCGTAAACGATCTGAATTTAGATGTAATGGATTATGAGACAGTCATTCATCCAACTGCTATAGTGGGTAAAAATGTCTCGATAGGTAAAGGAACGGTCATTATGCCTAATGTCGTCTTGAACGCTGGCGCTAAAGTGGGGAATCACGTCATTGTAAATACGTCTTCAGTCATTGAGCATGATACCCATCTTGATGACTTTATCCATATAGCACCAAGTGCTACCCTGACAGGAGCTGTCAAGGTAGGAACTGGTACCTTGATAGGAGCTGGATCTACGGTCATACCTAGCATAACGATAGGGGAATGGTGTACGGTTGGTGCCGGGTCAACCGTTATTAAAGACATTTCTGATGCATCTACCGCTGTGGGGTCCCCAGCTAGGATAATATAA
- a CDS encoding polysaccharide biosynthesis protein yields the protein MTYYNRLFTLVFLDASVVVTAVFLSYWLIHPYDEIPAFTMIITLILLVCHYFFTVYLKQYKKAWEYASIKEMFNIFIVTAFSITITAAFQLYFTHFLYSRELFITCILYMAMIGCSRLAWRIYFERYIKQSPNKKRTLVVGAGSAGTMITSRLLKSSNIDLVPVAFVDDDKAKLSLEIFNIPVVAATKHISHVVEQYKIEHIVIAIPSLKREEINAILSECTKACKKTQIVPSLEAIVQGKVPINELQDIQMEDLLGRLPVQLDDEGISERIVDSTILVTGAGGSIGSEICRQIMKYNPAKIVLLGHGENSIYAIELELRGAYADTIEIVTEIADIQDRRRMFQVIDHHRPNIVYHAAAHKHVPLMESNPKEAVKNNMIGTMNVAEASEAGMVDIFVMVSSDKAVNPTSIMGASKCLAEMMIQYKSLSSHTKFVTVRFGNVLGSNGSVIPLFKKQIKKGGPLTVTHPDMIRYFMTIPEASRLVIQAGVLAKGGEVFVLDMGEPVKIIDFAKKLIQLSGYTVEEIGITYTGIRPGEKLYEELLGEDEVYLNQIYPQIHIGKPREVNWKAIKEIITTYDDMSEETLKDRMLDLSNYRKNNKIHIQ from the coding sequence TTGACATACTATAACCGGCTTTTCACATTAGTCTTTCTGGACGCTTCGGTTGTTGTGACGGCTGTATTTTTAAGTTACTGGTTAATACATCCGTATGATGAAATACCAGCATTTACAATGATAATTACGCTTATTTTGCTTGTGTGTCATTATTTCTTTACTGTTTATTTGAAACAGTATAAAAAGGCTTGGGAATACGCCAGTATCAAGGAAATGTTTAATATATTCATAGTAACGGCCTTTTCTATTACCATTACGGCCGCCTTTCAGCTATATTTTACCCATTTTCTATATAGTAGAGAACTTTTCATTACTTGTATTCTATATATGGCCATGATTGGGTGCTCACGTTTGGCATGGAGGATCTATTTTGAACGATACATTAAGCAATCACCCAATAAAAAAAGAACGTTGGTCGTTGGAGCAGGGTCTGCAGGGACGATGATAACGAGTCGGTTGTTAAAATCCAGCAATATAGACTTAGTCCCGGTTGCATTCGTTGATGATGATAAAGCGAAGCTAAGTTTAGAAATCTTCAATATACCTGTAGTAGCAGCAACAAAACATATTTCTCATGTGGTCGAGCAATACAAGATCGAACATATCGTGATTGCAATCCCTTCTTTGAAAAGAGAGGAAATAAATGCGATTCTTTCGGAATGCACCAAAGCTTGCAAAAAGACTCAAATTGTCCCTAGCCTGGAGGCGATTGTTCAAGGGAAGGTTCCAATTAATGAATTGCAGGATATCCAGATGGAAGACTTATTGGGTCGCTTACCCGTTCAACTTGATGATGAAGGGATCTCAGAAAGGATTGTTGATAGCACAATTTTAGTAACCGGTGCCGGCGGTTCAATTGGATCGGAAATCTGTCGTCAGATCATGAAGTATAATCCAGCTAAAATTGTATTGCTTGGACATGGTGAAAACAGCATTTATGCGATCGAGTTGGAATTGCGGGGGGCTTATGCAGATACAATTGAGATCGTGACCGAAATCGCGGACATTCAGGACCGCCGGAGGATGTTTCAGGTAATCGACCATCATAGGCCTAATATCGTCTATCATGCAGCCGCCCATAAGCATGTACCGCTTATGGAGTCCAACCCTAAAGAAGCGGTGAAAAATAATATGATAGGCACTATGAATGTTGCGGAGGCATCGGAGGCTGGCATGGTGGATATTTTTGTCATGGTTTCTTCAGATAAAGCCGTAAATCCGACAAGTATAATGGGTGCCTCTAAATGTTTGGCCGAGATGATGATCCAGTATAAGAGTTTGTCTAGTCATACTAAATTTGTAACGGTCCGATTTGGAAATGTCCTTGGCAGCAATGGCAGCGTCATTCCACTCTTTAAAAAACAAATAAAAAAAGGGGGACCTTTGACGGTCACTCATCCGGATATGATTCGCTATTTCATGACGATTCCGGAAGCTTCAAGATTAGTCATTCAGGCAGGGGTTCTGGCCAAAGGCGGAGAGGTATTCGTACTTGATATGGGCGAACCTGTCAAAATTATCGATTTCGCTAAAAAGCTTATCCAACTGTCAGGCTACACCGTTGAAGAAATTGGGATAACTTATACTGGAATCCGGCCAGGTGAAAAATTATACGAAGAATTGCTTGGGGAAGACGAAGTTTATTTGAATCAGATTTACCCGCAAATCCATATTGGAAAACCAAGAGAAGTAAATTGGAAAGCGATAAAAGAGATCATCACAACATATGATGACATGAGCGAAGAAACGTTAAAAGATAGAATGCTTGATTTGTCGAATTACAGGAAGAATAACAAAATTCACATACAGTGA